A stretch of Dietzia lutea DNA encodes these proteins:
- the rplK gene encoding 50S ribosomal protein L11, translating into MPPKKKKVSGLIKLQIQAGAANPAPPVGPALGAHGVNIMEFCKAYNAATENQRGNVVPVEITVYEDRSFDFKLKTPPAAKLLLKAAGLQKGSGTPHSAKVGKVTMDQVREIAQTKLEDLNANDIDQAAKIVAGTARSMGITVEG; encoded by the coding sequence ATGCCTCCGAAGAAGAAGAAGGTCTCAGGGCTCATCAAGCTCCAGATCCAGGCCGGCGCTGCCAACCCGGCCCCGCCGGTCGGCCCGGCTCTGGGTGCCCATGGTGTCAACATCATGGAGTTCTGCAAGGCCTATAACGCCGCCACCGAGAACCAGCGCGGGAACGTCGTGCCGGTCGAGATCACGGTCTACGAGGACCGGTCGTTCGACTTCAAGCTGAAGACGCCGCCGGCCGCCAAGCTCCTCCTCAAGGCCGCCGGCCTACAGAAGGGCTCCGGCACGCCGCACTCCGCCAAGGTCGGCAAGGTCACCATGGACCAGGTCCGTGAGATCGCGCAGACCAAGCTGGAGGACCTCAACGCCAACGACATCGACCAGGCCGCGAAGATCGTCGCCGGCACCGCCCGTTCCATGGGCATCACGGTCGAGGGCTGA